From the genome of Methanofervidicoccus abyssi, one region includes:
- a CDS encoding DHH family phosphoesterase, with product MIDKCPICMGTGKKIVRYKTCPECEGTGYICEFDTKSHFKGISKRSKYDLDLAEVPCPNCEGTGKVPVYDTCDYCGGSGKVVKCDKCGRYIGKYPEYKNVTLCEICKKEEEERRKNLKTVYELDNLCNVGDVEEGKFYKGIVSRTERYGVFISLNEQTRGLLKPREMVGKKLSDFKIGDEVIVQVIDVRPEKREIDFRYIPLANYTIEKLEKKVPLTTIKEIVDKGLVEMKDEIVHIIGEVIQITQTPGPTIFTVTDGTETAWVAALDIAGLRAHPEVHIGDIIDVIGCVSIREGRLQIERLKLKKLEGEEAKKVKEEIEKKLDRKSEPYRNINFLVYSSVLEKLRPKMAHVAKKIRRAILDGRPIIIRHHADTDGYCAGLALERAILPILSEFSIDVDAQWHYFKRSPSKAPFYELEDVTKDLVYSLEDKLRFGQKMPLVVLADNGSTDEDIPAISQATAFDIDVIVIDHHYPGEIINGRVEVDDYISAHVNPYLVGGDSNLTAGVLATEVARMINKDVTEEINHLPGIAVVGDHAKGREVEEYIKIALRDLTKWSKRYGSGKEYTVEDLEKIALCMDFEAFYLRFMGGRGIVEEILATNKKEIYRHERLVDILYKRAMEMIDRQMRAVLPALKTEKLENGIVLNTLDVEKYAHKFTFPPPGKTCGFAHDSIVKKYGEETPIITIAYGPDFIVVRATDVVSEKFNFNLNLIVEQLIREIPEASIDGGGHECAGSVKFVEGLRDKVLSKFVDILKKM from the coding sequence ATGATAGATAAGTGTCCAATTTGCATGGGTACTGGAAAAAAGATAGTAAGATATAAAACCTGCCCCGAATGTGAAGGAACCGGATATATATGTGAGTTCGATACAAAATCTCACTTCAAGGGAATTTCAAAGAGATCGAAGTACGACTTAGATCTAGCCGAAGTGCCTTGTCCAAACTGTGAAGGTACTGGAAAGGTACCTGTTTATGATACCTGTGATTACTGTGGAGGTTCTGGAAAAGTTGTAAAGTGTGATAAATGTGGAAGGTATATTGGAAAATATCCTGAGTATAAAAATGTTACATTGTGTGAGATATGTAAAAAAGAGGAAGAAGAAAGGAGGAAAAATTTAAAAACTGTTTACGAGCTGGATAACCTATGTAATGTTGGGGATGTAGAAGAAGGTAAATTCTATAAAGGTATTGTATCGAGGACAGAGAGATACGGGGTATTTATCTCCCTTAACGAACAGACAAGGGGGCTACTTAAACCAAGGGAGATGGTGGGTAAAAAACTAAGTGATTTCAAAATAGGAGATGAAGTTATAGTACAGGTGATAGATGTAAGGCCTGAGAAGAGAGAGATTGATTTTAGATACATACCTCTCGCTAACTATACTATCGAGAAACTTGAAAAAAAGGTACCTCTAACAACTATAAAAGAGATTGTCGATAAAGGTTTAGTGGAAATGAAGGATGAGATCGTCCATATTATTGGGGAGGTTATCCAGATAACTCAGACACCTGGGCCAACTATATTTACAGTGACAGATGGAACTGAAACTGCCTGGGTTGCAGCCTTGGATATTGCAGGTTTAAGAGCCCATCCAGAAGTGCATATTGGAGATATAATAGACGTTATTGGATGTGTATCTATAAGGGAGGGGAGACTCCAGATAGAGAGGTTGAAATTGAAGAAGTTGGAAGGTGAAGAAGCTAAGAAGGTTAAAGAAGAGATAGAGAAAAAACTAGATAGAAAATCAGAACCTTACAGAAATATTAACTTCCTTGTATACTCTTCAGTTCTGGAGAAGTTGAGACCTAAGATGGCCCATGTGGCAAAGAAGATCAGGAGAGCTATACTAGATGGAAGACCTATAATTATAAGACACCATGCAGATACAGATGGGTACTGTGCAGGGTTGGCATTGGAAAGAGCGATACTTCCGATACTCAGTGAGTTTTCCATAGATGTAGATGCCCAGTGGCACTACTTTAAAAGGAGTCCTTCAAAGGCCCCATTCTACGAGTTAGAGGATGTTACCAAGGATCTAGTATACTCCTTAGAGGATAAGTTGAGGTTTGGCCAGAAGATGCCTCTGGTGGTATTAGCCGACAACGGTAGTACAGATGAAGATATCCCTGCAATCTCCCAGGCTACAGCCTTTGATATAGATGTGATCGTAATAGACCACCACTACCCTGGAGAAATTATAAACGGTAGGGTGGAAGTAGATGACTACATATCGGCCCATGTAAATCCATATCTAGTGGGGGGAGACAGTAATCTCACAGCAGGGGTATTGGCGACAGAAGTTGCAAGGATGATAAACAAGGACGTAACTGAGGAAATAAACCACCTTCCAGGTATCGCTGTAGTTGGAGATCATGCCAAAGGGAGAGAAGTGGAGGAGTATATAAAAATAGCCCTCAGAGATCTGACGAAGTGGAGTAAGAGGTACGGAAGTGGTAAAGAATATACCGTAGAGGATCTTGAGAAAATCGCCCTCTGTATGGACTTTGAAGCATTCTATCTAAGGTTTATGGGTGGGAGGGGAATAGTAGAAGAGATACTGGCTACAAACAAGAAGGAGATATACAGGCATGAGAGATTAGTAGATATCCTATATAAGAGGGCAATGGAGATGATAGATAGGCAGATGAGAGCTGTACTACCTGCCTTAAAAACTGAAAAACTGGAGAATGGGATAGTACTGAATACCTTGGATGTGGAAAAGTATGCCCATAAATTTACCTTCCCACCTCCAGGGAAAACCTGTGGATTTGCACATGACAGTATAGTTAAAAAGTATGGAGAAGAGACACCTATAATAACTATAGCTTACGGTCCAGATTTCATAGTAGTTAGGGCTACAGATGTAGTAAGTGAGAAGTTCAACTTCAACCTAAACCTTATCGTAGAGCAACTTATAAGAGAGATACCTGAAGCTTCCATAGATGGAGGGGGACATGAATGTGCTGGAAGTGTCAAGTTTGTAGAAGGTTTGAGGGATAAGGTACTCTCCAAGTTTGTAGATATCTTGAAGAAGATGTAA
- the nifH gene encoding nitrogenase iron protein, with translation MPKVKDMKRICVYGKGGIGKSTTVSNVAAALAESGRKVMVIGCDPKGDSTRNIMGKKIPTVLDVLRKRGEDVQLEDVVFRGFQGIYCVESGGPEPGVGCAGRGIIKAIEILNRLNVFEILKPDIIIYDVLGDVVCGGFAMPLQRHLVDEVYIVTTCDPMALYAANNISKGIKRYAHRGNVALGGIIYNGRSVVDDISIVSEFSSKLGTEVVGYIPMSEIIVKSEIRKKTVIEYSPDHPLSNLFRELANRIFNNSKKVIPIPLSEEELDRISEKIEKLIERGV, from the coding sequence ATGCCTAAGGTGAAAGACATGAAGAGAATATGTGTATATGGAAAAGGCGGTATTGGGAAATCTACAACTGTGTCTAATGTAGCCGCTGCACTGGCAGAGTCAGGTAGAAAAGTTATGGTGATTGGATGTGACCCAAAGGGGGACTCCACAAGGAATATAATGGGAAAGAAGATACCAACAGTCTTAGATGTTCTTAGAAAAAGGGGAGAAGATGTCCAATTAGAAGATGTTGTTTTTAGAGGATTTCAAGGTATCTACTGTGTTGAAAGTGGAGGCCCTGAACCAGGAGTAGGATGTGCAGGAAGGGGAATAATTAAGGCCATAGAAATATTAAACAGATTAAATGTTTTTGAGATCTTGAAACCAGACATAATAATTTACGATGTGTTAGGAGACGTTGTCTGTGGAGGTTTTGCCATGCCCCTTCAAAGACATTTAGTTGATGAGGTGTATATAGTAACAACCTGTGATCCCATGGCCCTCTACGCTGCAAACAATATCAGTAAGGGTATAAAGAGGTACGCCCACAGGGGAAATGTCGCATTAGGTGGAATTATATACAACGGTAGAAGTGTAGTAGATGATATCTCCATAGTATCAGAATTTTCCTCAAAGTTAGGTACAGAAGTTGTGGGATATATCCCGATGAGTGAGATCATAGTAAAAAGTGAGATACGTAAGAAAACTGTTATTGAGTATTCTCCCGATCATCCTCTATCTAACCTCTTCAGGGAGTTGGCCAATAGGATCTTTAACAATAGTAAGAAGGTGATTCCTATTCCTCTATCTGAAGAGGAATTAGACAGAATATCGGAGAAAATAGAGAAATTAATTGAGAGAGGTGTATAA
- a CDS encoding respiratory chain complex I subunit 1 family protein yields MDINLSLLEFVLSVVGIPLIAFAVSTLIPGIQRKIQARIQRRIGPSILTPGLWALFKFLAKEVKKPFSKMPNLYNLLSLFGFLVVWIILASTTVPYIHVVSNLIFITGLLKVKEMMYIIMGSLSNSIMGVRMPIPDICKGSDFKDILRMSLEQLGALRAYKLITVGSFPLYIGLILPFISKKSIFLDSVIGNNFLFTLPGIFGAIAYFIGYLVLTGEYPFSIMHTKADVIEGPTLEYSGRYRAIYLSFKELLMITLGSLFATVYLGVYPDINNPITIVINFGIAFLLPILSSILGAYSPLLTFRQLYPISLYTCAVGFLGVLIALFKV; encoded by the coding sequence ATGGATATCAACCTATCACTTTTAGAATTCGTACTCTCTGTAGTAGGTATTCCCCTTATAGCTTTTGCAGTCTCTACTCTGATTCCGGGGATACAGAGGAAGATCCAGGCTAGAATCCAGAGGAGGATAGGCCCATCTATCCTAACACCTGGGTTGTGGGCACTCTTTAAATTTCTGGCAAAGGAAGTAAAAAAACCCTTTAGTAAGATGCCTAACTTGTATAACTTATTATCACTTTTTGGTTTCCTCGTAGTATGGATTATTTTAGCCTCTACTACAGTGCCCTATATACATGTTGTTTCCAATTTAATATTTATCACAGGTCTCCTGAAAGTTAAGGAGATGATGTATATTATTATGGGATCTTTGAGCAACTCCATCATGGGAGTTAGGATGCCTATTCCTGACATCTGTAAAGGCAGTGACTTTAAAGATATACTGAGGATGTCCCTTGAACAACTTGGAGCACTTAGGGCCTATAAGTTGATCACTGTAGGATCCTTTCCACTCTATATAGGTTTGATACTTCCCTTTATCTCCAAGAAGAGTATATTCTTAGATAGTGTGATTGGAAATAACTTTCTATTTACCCTCCCAGGTATCTTTGGGGCGATAGCATACTTTATAGGCTATCTTGTATTAACTGGAGAGTACCCCTTTTCAATAATGCATACAAAGGCCGATGTCATTGAAGGCCCTACTTTAGAGTACTCTGGGAGATACAGGGCGATATACCTTTCATTTAAGGAGTTACTTATGATAACCTTAGGTAGTCTATTTGCAACAGTCTACCTGGGGGTATATCCCGATATAAATAACCCAATAACTATTGTTATAAACTTTGGAATTGCATTTCTACTACCTATTTTAAGTAGTATCTTAGGGGCGTACTCTCCACTACTAACCTTCAGACAGCTATATCCTATATCCTTATATACCTGTGCAGTAGGATTTCTTGGAGTTCTAATTGCACTATTTAAGGTTTAA
- a CDS encoding NADH-quinone oxidoreductase subunit B family protein gives MIKEYARKKCIHVMLAYTGGCNGCDIEAVNCFYSPYYDAEQYNVFLTWNPREADILLVSGCVTKVMKEPLRKIYESIPEPKAVVSIGCCALMGGVYGNIGGYLGTSDFIEGPVDRIIPVDVKVPGCPPRPEDIIDGIIKAIPKIVRG, from the coding sequence ATGATAAAGGAGTACGCTAGAAAAAAGTGTATTCATGTTATGTTGGCATATACAGGAGGATGTAATGGTTGTGATATTGAGGCAGTTAACTGTTTCTACTCCCCCTACTATGACGCTGAACAGTACAACGTCTTTTTAACCTGGAATCCAAGGGAGGCAGATATACTACTTGTAAGTGGCTGTGTTACCAAGGTTATGAAGGAGCCTCTGAGAAAGATATATGAGAGTATTCCAGAACCAAAGGCTGTAGTTTCCATAGGTTGCTGTGCTCTGATGGGAGGGGTTTATGGAAACATAGGAGGTTATTTAGGCACTTCGGATTTTATAGAGGGTCCTGTAGATAGGATTATTCCAGTAGATGTTAAGGTGCCCGGATGCCCACCGAGACCAGAGGATATTATAGACGGTATAATAAAGGCTATTCCAAAGATAGTTAGGGGATAG
- a CDS encoding 4Fe-4S binding protein: MDQSLKNLAKLVILGAYKNIERILLGTDTYTSEEMRKEILSGVKLPRTVLENLCIGCEGCANACPTGCIQMKKIEPVKLAENYIKKSIPVIDPTKCIYCLYCHDFCPVFSIFNEISPIHPRDVGEEYVEVDLSKIFEKPVDIPESQLKKIASILSINLRKLMKDRGK; the protein is encoded by the coding sequence ATGGATCAATCCCTTAAGAACCTCGCTAAGTTGGTAATCCTAGGAGCCTATAAAAATATAGAGAGAATACTCCTCGGGACAGATACCTATACTTCAGAGGAGATGAGGAAAGAGATACTTTCGGGGGTGAAGCTCCCAAGAACCGTCTTAGAGAATCTCTGTATCGGATGTGAAGGATGTGCCAACGCCTGTCCAACAGGATGTATTCAGATGAAGAAGATTGAACCTGTTAAGCTGGCTGAAAACTATATAAAAAAAAGTATTCCTGTAATAGATCCTACAAAGTGTATATACTGTCTATACTGTCACGACTTCTGTCCGGTGTTTTCCATATTCAACGAGATATCACCAATACATCCAAGAGATGTGGGAGAGGAGTACGTAGAGGTGGATCTATCTAAGATCTTTGAGAAACCTGTGGATATCCCCGAAAGTCAGTTGAAGAAGATTGCCAGTATCCTCTCTATAAATCTCAGAAAGTTGATGAAAGATAGAGGGAAGTAA
- a CDS encoding 4Fe-4S binding protein, with translation MIVTDVFKCLKDEKCTEGSDKNTPICAEVCPTGAVVLIEDKSYSCITCGTCARECPNKAIKKNEFGGYYIDRRRCNGCGTCEILCPIGIIKMVKEEKVVNNRKKVVVYPKGICVMCGLCVEACPHDARKLFYSGDLKDRKNRALLDRYIQILAKIRKREKLPVEEEKDSKPKKVSSFRTSIYIDKNLCKNCSRCIYLCPRETILEKDTVDGCTGCNICGDVCPRNAIVEGVVDEEKCVLCGNCIRKCPKDALRIENFKVVKVKEDKKTTPSRYCINCGLCVDNCPRGALKMKDGRILYDESICNLCETCVKVCPQEVRIKKDRKITGACTLCGICIEECPENAISIKKIEKFQVIRDERCIYCGTCADVCPVDAITVKIKLRKGDGDTGEVLFNENCVMCENCAIHCPRDVIPNTTGYKKVVDRENSYIWTDFDLCIRCGLCNRICPVDVIDMGDIDVERCEYCSACVNICPTNAINIYRTWVEKD, from the coding sequence ATGATAGTAACAGATGTGTTCAAGTGTCTAAAGGATGAAAAATGTACAGAAGGATCTGATAAAAATACACCTATCTGTGCTGAGGTATGTCCTACTGGAGCTGTTGTTTTAATAGAGGACAAATCATACTCCTGTATAACCTGTGGTACCTGTGCAAGGGAGTGTCCAAATAAAGCTATTAAAAAAAATGAATTTGGAGGTTATTACATAGATAGGAGAAGGTGTAACGGATGCGGTACCTGTGAGATTCTCTGTCCCATTGGTATAATAAAGATGGTAAAAGAAGAGAAGGTAGTTAATAATAGGAAAAAGGTTGTAGTCTATCCTAAAGGTATCTGTGTAATGTGTGGTCTATGTGTAGAGGCATGCCCTCATGATGCCAGGAAATTATTCTACAGTGGAGATCTGAAGGATAGAAAGAACAGAGCACTTCTAGACAGATATATACAGATATTGGCGAAAATTAGAAAGAGGGAGAAACTACCTGTTGAAGAAGAGAAGGACTCAAAACCTAAGAAGGTTTCCAGCTTCAGGACATCTATATACATAGATAAGAACCTCTGTAAAAACTGTAGTAGATGTATATATCTCTGTCCTAGGGAAACGATATTGGAGAAAGATACTGTAGACGGCTGTACTGGATGTAATATATGTGGTGACGTATGTCCAAGGAATGCTATAGTTGAAGGGGTGGTAGATGAAGAGAAGTGTGTCCTATGTGGAAACTGTATAAGGAAATGTCCCAAGGATGCCCTAAGGATAGAGAATTTTAAGGTAGTTAAGGTTAAGGAAGATAAAAAAACCACCCCATCGAGGTACTGTATAAACTGTGGGTTATGTGTAGATAACTGTCCAAGGGGAGCCTTAAAGATGAAGGACGGTAGAATTCTCTACGACGAGAGTATATGTAATCTATGTGAAACCTGTGTAAAAGTATGTCCTCAGGAAGTTAGAATAAAGAAAGATAGAAAGATCACTGGGGCCTGTACTCTCTGTGGAATATGTATAGAGGAGTGTCCAGAGAATGCTATATCCATTAAAAAGATTGAGAAGTTTCAGGTTATCAGAGATGAAAGATGTATATACTGTGGTACCTGTGCAGATGTATGTCCAGTGGATGCCATAACTGTAAAGATAAAACTTAGAAAGGGAGATGGTGATACAGGAGAAGTGCTCTTTAACGAGAACTGTGTAATGTGTGAAAACTGTGCAATCCACTGTCCAAGGGATGTTATTCCAAATACCACAGGCTATAAAAAAGTTGTAGATAGGGAGAACTCCTATATCTGGACAGACTTTGATCTATGTATCAGATGTGGACTGTGTAACAGGATATGCCCAGTGGATGTTATAGATATGGGAGATATAGACGTGGAGAGATGTGAATACTGTTCTGCCTGTGTAAACATATGTCCTACTAATGCTATTAACATCTATAGAACTTGGGTGGAGAAGGATTAA
- a CDS encoding MnhB domain-containing protein — protein sequence MKISVGREIAVSLSFLLFGAGVFYSIYSIDVVEGVNAVYTNTLIIPNFVSAILFDWRGFDTLGECLILITSVLVTGVVFGKGLFNSDFLKEVYGKEDCKDVDLGFTPIIKVLAAPMGVLLMALGIVIILGGHITPGGGFQGGALISAGYILTTVAFGRRECPVRFSHKFLESLESFGALLFLMLGLMGMITSGYYLLNVTDVYGINLFPSPSGIGNVGIIPYLNIGVGLKVLAGLSTITTLLISQRIILKNIEKG from the coding sequence ATGAAGATCTCTGTAGGTAGAGAGATTGCAGTTTCTCTATCCTTTCTGTTATTTGGTGCAGGCGTATTTTACTCCATCTACAGTATTGACGTGGTTGAAGGTGTAAATGCTGTATATACCAATACCTTGATAATTCCTAACTTTGTAAGTGCTATACTCTTCGATTGGAGGGGATTTGATACCCTCGGAGAGTGTCTGATACTGATAACTTCAGTATTAGTCACTGGAGTAGTATTTGGAAAGGGGCTCTTTAACAGTGATTTCCTTAAAGAGGTGTATGGTAAGGAGGATTGTAAGGATGTTGATCTAGGATTTACACCTATAATAAAGGTTTTAGCAGCACCTATGGGAGTTTTACTTATGGCTTTAGGGATCGTTATAATACTTGGGGGACATATTACACCTGGAGGGGGATTTCAGGGAGGTGCCTTGATATCTGCAGGGTATATTTTAACTACGGTGGCCTTTGGTAGAAGGGAATGTCCAGTGAGATTTTCCCATAAGTTCTTAGAATCTTTAGAGAGTTTTGGAGCCCTCCTATTTCTCATGTTAGGATTGATGGGTATGATAACTTCAGGGTATTATTTACTTAACGTCACTGATGTTTATGGGATAAATCTCTTTCCTTCTCCTTCAGGTATAGGAAATGTAGGTATCATTCCCTACTTAAACATAGGAGTAGGTTTGAAGGTACTTGCAGGGCTATCTACAATAACAACCCTCCTTATATCCCAGAGGATAATTTTAAAAAACATAGAGAAGGGGTAA
- the ehbF gene encoding energy conserving hydrogenase EhbF, whose product MNLLPLIVVIPLIMAIIFSYIYRSKYVRFLTLLMALILLVLPFLGTYTPYFFGGHGITYIDGIPFVSGILYTLNPLKEVLLFTLMLVGSLVLILSTKEKNLSGIFTSLVLMGLASVSAVILTDDLFNLYVFYEIAAIVQAGLVILAGTENAYRSAFRYLLVGTMAGSILLLGIGLLLSATGTLNIEDMKRYLAINPSTPTVYGGLLMLIVGLAYGGGLPPFHTLKADLYARTKPFVAAILQTYSKFVLIVLMLVILKLFGNLPIFNTTRGILIALSVFAMVFGTVMALLQKDYRKLLAYHTVSQGGYVALGLALGTPLGIVAGIFHGINHVLYKSALFIGAHIVDKIKSSDMRKVGGLLFTIPTVAFLMLFATFASIGIPPFNGFQSKLLLAEAVMHANMPELVVLMLIVSIGTFLYMMKAFYLIFLKPCGEEQLKEYRNFKISKYYIFSLGLLVILCLILGIYPDIVLNRLYPIGEEIGIKWVLR is encoded by the coding sequence ATGAACCTTCTTCCCTTAATAGTAGTTATTCCCCTAATTATGGCGATAATTTTTAGTTATATCTACAGGAGTAAGTACGTTAGATTTCTTACACTTTTGATGGCGCTGATCCTCCTTGTTCTCCCCTTCCTAGGGACATACACTCCTTACTTCTTTGGCGGACATGGTATAACATACATAGATGGTATTCCTTTCGTATCTGGGATTCTCTATACATTAAACCCTCTAAAGGAGGTCCTACTATTTACACTAATGTTGGTAGGTTCTTTAGTACTTATACTATCCACCAAGGAGAAGAATCTAAGTGGAATCTTTACATCCTTAGTGTTGATGGGACTTGCAAGTGTCTCTGCAGTAATTCTAACTGATGATCTCTTCAACCTATACGTGTTCTACGAAATCGCAGCAATCGTACAGGCAGGTTTAGTAATTTTAGCAGGTACAGAGAATGCCTACAGATCTGCTTTTAGATACCTCCTAGTTGGAACTATGGCAGGATCCATACTACTTCTGGGAATAGGTCTCCTACTATCTGCAACTGGTACCTTGAATATAGAGGATATGAAAAGATATCTTGCCATTAATCCATCGACTCCTACTGTATATGGAGGGTTATTAATGTTGATAGTAGGTTTAGCCTACGGAGGAGGGCTTCCTCCTTTTCATACCTTAAAGGCTGATCTATACGCTAGGACTAAGCCCTTTGTAGCTGCTATACTTCAAACCTACTCAAAATTTGTACTTATTGTACTTATGTTGGTTATATTAAAGTTGTTTGGAAACCTCCCTATTTTCAACACTACCAGGGGGATACTGATAGCGCTCTCTGTATTTGCCATGGTATTCGGGACAGTTATGGCACTACTTCAGAAAGATTATAGAAAACTACTTGCCTATCATACTGTAAGTCAGGGCGGTTATGTTGCACTGGGATTAGCTCTTGGAACACCGTTAGGTATTGTAGCAGGAATATTTCACGGGATAAACCATGTCCTCTATAAGAGTGCCCTCTTTATCGGAGCTCATATTGTAGATAAGATAAAATCCTCAGATATGAGAAAGGTTGGAGGACTCCTATTTACTATACCTACTGTAGCATTTCTAATGTTATTTGCCACGTTTGCAAGTATTGGAATCCCACCCTTCAACGGCTTTCAGAGTAAGTTACTACTTGCAGAAGCTGTAATGCATGCAAATATGCCAGAACTTGTAGTTTTAATGCTGATCGTCAGTATAGGTACTTTTCTCTATATGATGAAGGCATTCTATCTCATATTCTTGAAGCCATGTGGTGAAGAGCAACTTAAGGAGTACAGGAATTTTAAAATTTCGAAATATTATATATTCTCCTTAGGGTTGTTGGTCATACTTTGTTTAATACTTGGTATTTATCCAGATATAGTGTTAAATAGGTTGTATCCTATAGGGGAAGAGATCGGTATTAAGTGGGTTCTAAGATAG
- a CDS encoding cation:proton antiporter subunit C: MDLQLASFITAGALVVLGLYGFFFVDNVIKKVIALSIIGNGINLTLVAMGYKEGGYVPIYIPTIEFQIFSKEMAYPLPQALVLTNIVIEASMLAVMLALSIVFYKKYKTLKTSVILKED; this comes from the coding sequence ATGGATCTACAACTTGCATCCTTTATAACTGCTGGAGCCTTGGTTGTGCTAGGATTGTACGGTTTTTTCTTTGTAGATAATGTAATTAAAAAGGTTATTGCGTTATCAATTATAGGTAACGGCATCAATCTTACATTGGTGGCAATGGGATATAAGGAAGGAGGATACGTCCCTATATACATCCCTACTATAGAGTTCCAGATATTCTCCAAGGAGATGGCTTATCCCCTTCCTCAGGCGCTTGTTCTAACTAACATAGTTATTGAAGCCTCTATGTTGGCAGTAATGTTAGCCCTATCCATAGTATTTTATAAGAAGTATAAAACACTGAAAACTTCTGTTATTCTAAAGGAAGACTGA
- the hycI gene encoding hydrogenase maturation peptidase HycI, with protein sequence MDNLTALKEQLKYCRKLAVLGIGNTIRGDDGLGIFIVKSIVRHYTDKYPQQNLNINKEVNKIFDKVILINCGTVPENFTNVLKEEKPGKIVFIDAAVMGEKPGTVKLIDVRDIYRVGFSTHTLPLNVIVKYLTRYIDSEILIVGMEPEKLDFGIERLSEKIYKKCLEFTEILIELIDSILEKY encoded by the coding sequence TTGGATAATTTAACTGCTCTAAAAGAGCAACTGAAATACTGTAGAAAGTTGGCAGTTTTAGGTATAGGGAATACCATAAGGGGGGACGACGGTTTAGGTATATTTATTGTAAAGAGTATAGTAAGACATTATACAGATAAATACCCCCAGCAAAACTTAAATATAAATAAGGAAGTAAATAAAATCTTCGATAAGGTAATACTAATAAACTGTGGAACTGTCCCTGAAAACTTTACAAATGTTTTAAAGGAAGAAAAACCTGGTAAAATAGTTTTTATAGATGCTGCAGTAATGGGAGAGAAACCTGGAACTGTGAAGTTGATAGATGTAAGAGATATATACAGAGTAGGGTTTTCAACACATACGTTACCACTTAACGTAATTGTTAAATATCTAACGAGATATATAGACAGTGAAATACTTATAGTGGGTATGGAACCTGAGAAGTTAGATTTTGGAATAGAGAGATTATCAGAGAAAATTTACAAAAAGTGTTTAGAATTTACAGAGATTTTAATAGAGTTAATAGATTCTATTTTAGAAAAATATTAA